From Thermothelomyces thermophilus ATCC 42464 chromosome 6, complete sequence, the proteins below share one genomic window:
- a CDS encoding glycoside hydrolase family 3 protein (CAZy_ID 267875), with amino-acid sequence MRFLPSTLLLAAAALAADKGRPSLKNAVYKNPKASVEDRVADLLSRMTIEEKASQLLQGDIRNWMNETTNALNQTGLEWSTRYRGSAFYVGVPVPNEWLTKHIKAAQDYIQKETYLGIPAFVQTEGLHGFLAHNATIFSSPIGLGCSWNPSLVEEMAAAIAKEARALGVNQLFAPVADLARELRHGRVEEMYSEDGLLAGEFARAYVKGAQSAGVSAMVKHFAAFGVTEQGLNTGPVHGGERELRTTYLPPYQRAIIDGGVYSIMTAYHSYDGIPAVSDPHLLTDILRDEWGYGYFTMTDAGASDRLCADFKMCASDPIDKEAIVKYILPAGGDVEMGGGSYSFEKIPELVSSGKIEEELVDTAVARVLRAKFELGLFENPFPGLPSEEANKVIHAPEHVALAKKLDEESIVLLENHNNVLPLSKDASVAVIGPMAHGFMNYGDYVVVNSSTRGITPLDGIKAASRGKVTYAKGCERWSNSQDGFPEAVAAAEAADVAVVVVGTWSRDQNELWQGLNATTGEHVDVDSLDLVGAQEALVRAIVETGKPTVVVFSSGKPVTAPWISEHAAALVQQFYPSEQGGAALASILFGDVNPSGRLSVSFPRSVGDLPVYYDYLNSGRGASPDAGVAYENGTLVFGHQYVLGDPRPLYEFGYGLSYSKFEYGDVTVDKTIVTAQDTVTVTVTVKNVSSREGQEVVQVYVKDLIASVVVPNIRLRGFQKLKLRPGESKRVSIKVNVQDLGVWDARMRYVVEPGDFLFLVGASSNDFRGNVTVTVK; translated from the exons ATGAGGTTCCTCCCCTCGACGTTGCTTCTTGCGGCGGCCGCCCTGGCTGCCGACAAGGGGCGCCCGAGTCTCAAGAATGCTGTGTACAAGAACCCCAAAGCCTCGGTCGAGGACCGTGTAGCCGACCTTCTCTCCCGAATGACCATCGAGGAGAAGGCATCCCAGCTTCTCCAAGGTGACATCCGCAACTGGATGAACGAGACGACCAATGCGCTCAACCAGACCGGTCTGGAATGGAGCACCAGATACCGGGGGAGCGCCTTTTATGTAGGCGTCCCCGTTCCCAATGAGTGGCTCACAAAGCACATCAAGGCCGCCCAGGATTACATCCAGAAGGAGACCTACCTGGGTATCCCGGCCTTTGTTCAGACCGAGGGTCTTCACGGTTTTCTTGCTC ACAATGCCACCATCTTCAGCTCGCCCATAGGACTCGGCTGCTCATGGAACCCGTCCCTGGTTGAGGAGATGGCGGCTGCCATTGCCAAAGAGGCGCGCGCCCTTGGCGTCAACCAGCTCTTTGCCCCGGTCGCCGACCTCGCGCGGGAACTCCGCCACGGCCGTGTCGAGGAGATGTACAGCGAGGACGGCCTCCTCGCCGGCGAGTTCGCCCGTGCCTATGTCAAGGGCGCGCAGTCGGCCGGTGTCAGTGCCATGGTCAAGCACTTTGCCGCCTTTGGCGTGACGGAGCAGGGCTTGAACACGGGGCCCGTCCACGGCGGCGAACGAGAGCTGCGCACAACCTATCTGCCGCCCTACCAGCGCGCCATCATCGACGGAGGGGTCTATTCCATCATGACGGCCTACCACAGCTACGACGGCATCCCCGCCGTGTCCGACCCCCACCTGCTCACCGACATCCTCCGGGACGAATGGGGTTACGGATACTTCACCATGACAGACGCCGGCGCCTCGGACCGCCTCTGCGCCGACTTCAAGATGTGCGCCTCGGATCCCATCGACAAGGAAGCCATCGTCAAGTACATCCTCccggccggcggcgacgtGGAGATGGGAGGCGGGTCGTACTCGTTCGAGAAGATCCCCGAGCTGGTGTCCAGCGGCAAGATCGAGGAGGAGCTCGTCGATACCGCCGTCGCCCGCGTCCTTCGGGCCAAGTTTGAGCTCGGCCTCTTCGAGAACCCCTTCCCGGGCCTCCCGTCCGAGGAGGCGAACAAGGTGATCCACGCGCCCGAGCACGTCGCCCTGGCGAAGAAGCTGGACGAGGAGTCCATCGTCCTCCTGGAGAACCACAACAACGTCCTGCCGCTGAGCAAGGATGCGTCCGTGGCCGTCATCGGACCCATGGCGCACGGATTCATGAACTACGGCGACTACGTCGTCGTCAACTCTTCGACCCGCGGGATCACGCCCCTCGACGGCATCAAGGCGGCCAGCCGGGGCAAGGTCACGTACGCGAAAGGCTGCGAGCGCTGGTCCAACTCGCAAGACGGGTTTCCCGAGGCCGTcgcggccgccgaggccgccgacgtcgccgtcgtcgtggtCGGCACCTGGTCTCGGGACCAGAACGAGCTCTGGCAGGGCCTGAACGCCACCACGGGCGAGCACGTCGACGTGGACAGCCTCGACCTGGTTGGCGCCCAGGAGGCCCTCGTCCGCGCCATCGTCGAGACGGGCAAGCCGACCGTGGTCGTCTTCTCGTCCGGCAAGCCCGTCACCGCGCCGTGGATCTCGGagcacgccgccgccctcgtccAGCAGTTCTACCCCTCGGAACAGGGaggcgccgccctcgcctccATCCTCTTCGGCGACGTGAACCCGAGCGGCAGGCTCAGCGTCAGCTTCCCCCGCAGCGTCGGCGACCTGCCGGTCTACTACGACTACTTGAACTCGGGACGCGGCGCCTCGCCTGATGCGGGCGTCGCTTACGAGAACGGCACTCTGGTGTTTGGGCATCAGTACGTCCTGGGTGACCCGAGGCCTCTGTACGAGTTCGGTTACGGGCTGAGTTACTCCAAGTTCGAGTACGGCGACGTCACTGTCGACAAGACGATCGTGACGGCCCAAGACACCGTCACCGTCACCGTCACCGTCAAGAACGTGTCGAGTCGGGAAGGTCAGGAGGTCGTCCAGGTCTACGTCAAGGACCTGATCGCCAGCGTCGTCGTTCCCAACATTCGGCTGAGGGGATTCCAGAAGCTGAAGCTGAGGCCGGGAGAGAGCAAGCGAGTGAGCATCAAGGTCAACGTACAGGACCTGGGCGTCTGGGACGCGAGGATGCGATACGTTGTTGAGCCCGGCGACTTTCTGTTCCTCGTTGGTGCGTCGAGCAACGATTTCAGGGGAAATGTCACTGTTACTGTCAAGTAG
- a CDS encoding glycoside hydrolase family 31 protein (CAZy_ID 267807), with product MRFRDGQWLVAEGVQVQYAEEVYRITPTASGKGISLLCPTRKILNRGNTLNLATLSIDIEPAFDGVLSVETTHWQGAVRRGPDFDLFPAGRPEVDAKVTKTESGTTLSSGTLSATVSGKPHEFEIAFHPTGGKKPLTTLLNRSVGLAYTPAPSTPMQLADMRNFRHYIFTQTTLAVGESIHGLGERFGPFNKVGQRVELWNADGGTSSDQAYKNVGFWMSSRGYGVFVDTPGRVELEIGSERCCRLQTSVEGQRLRWFIIYGPSPRDILRRYSVLTGAPGSVPSWSFGLWLSTSFTTSYDEETVNSFLAGMRARDIPVEVFHFDCFWLKAFQWCDFEFDRDMFPDPRGQIGRLKAGGLVKKVCVWTNPYLGQASPVFAEAAARGYLLRRRNGDVFQWDLWQTGMGIVDFTNPDARAWFAACLDRLFDTGVDCIKTDFGERIPSEDVQWFDPSVDPERMHNYYAFIYNKLVYEALQRRYGANEAVLFARAATAGCQRFPLTWGGDCESTPEAMAESLRGGLSLGLSGFAFWSVDIGGFEGSPPPWIYKRWVAFGLLCSHSRLHGSNSYRVPWTVDGDDQSEEGCSATLRKWTHLKARLMPYLFSQAQESVRGGLPLSLRAMCIEFPDDPTAWTLDRQFMLGDGLLVAPVFEEDGTVEFYLPRGKWTNFFTGEVKEGPGWFAETHGFGTLPLYVRPNTLLVLGKEGETRTVYDYTSDVEVRAYFASDSASAVLVDAEGKTVGTLRVKDGEIIGKELLSGSSVINVVSS from the exons ATGAGGTTCCGTGACG GACAATGGCTCGTGGCCGAGGGCGTACAAGTCCAATACGCCGAGGAAGTATACCGAATCACTCCCACGGCCTCGGGCAAGGGAATCAGCCTCTTGTGCCCGACGCGCAAGATCTTGAACCGTGGGAACACTCTGAACCTGGCAACGCTCAGCATC GACATCGAGCCGGCTTTTGATGGCGTCCTCTCTGTCGAGACCACCCACTGGCAAGGCGCCGTCCGTCGCGGACCCGACTTCGACCTCTTCCCCGCCGGCCGGCCCGAGGTGGACGCCAAGGTGACCAAGACGGAGAGCGGCACCACCCTGTCGTCCGGGACGCTCTCGGCGACAGTCAGCGGCAAGCCGCACGAGTTCGAGATCGCCTTCCATCCGACCGGGGGCAAGAAGCCCCTGACCACCCTGCTCAACCGGTCAGTCGGCCTGGCCTACACGCCCGCCCCGAGCACGCCCATGCAGCTGGCCGACATGCGCAACTTCCGCCACTACATCTTCACCCAGACCACCCTCGCCGTCGGCGAGTCCATCCACGGGCTCGGCGAGCGCTTCGGGCCCTTCAACAAGGTCGGCCAGAGGGTCGAGCTGTGGAACGCGGACGGGGGCACCTCGTCCGACCAGGCGTACAAGAACGTGGGCTTCTGGATGAGCTCGCGCGGCTACGGTGTCTTCGTCGACACTCCCGGGCGCGTCGAGCTCGAGATTGGGAGCGAGCGGTGCTGCCGGCTCCAGACGAGCGTCGAGGGGCAGCGGCTCCGCTGGTTCATCATCTACGGGCCCTCGCCGCGCGACATCCTGCGCCGGTACTCGGTCCTCACCGGAGCCCCCGGCAGCGTGCCCAGCTGGTCCTTCGGCCTGTGGCTCAGCACGTCCTTCACCACCTCGTACGACGAGGAGACGGTCAACAGCTTCCTGGCCGGCATGAGGGCGCGCGACATACCCGTCGAGGTCTTCCACTTCGACTGCTTCTGGCTCAAGGCGTTCCAGTGGTGCGACTTCGAGTTCGACCGCGACATGTTCCCGGACCCGAGGGGCCAGATCGGGCGCCTCAAGGCCGGCGGCCTCGTCAAGAAGGTCTGCGTCTGGACGAACCCGTACCTGGGCCAGGCGTCCCCCGTCTTCGCCGAGGCCGCGGCCAGGGGCTACCTGCTCCGGCGCAGGAACGGCGACGTCTTCCAGTGGGACCTGTGGCAGACGGGCATGGGCATCGTCGACTTCACCAACCCGGACGCCCGCGCCTGGTTCGCCGCCTGTCTCGACCGCCTCTTCGACACGGGCGTCGACTGCATCAAGACCGACTTTGGCGAGCGCATCCCCTCCGAGGATGTGCAGTGGTTCGACCCTTCGGTCGACCCGGAGCGGATGCACAACTACTACGCCTTCATCTACAACAAGCTCGTCTACGAGGCCCTGCAGAGGCGTTACGGCGCCAACGAGGCCGTCCTGTtcgcccgcgccgccaccgccggctGCCAGCGGTTCCCCCTCACCTGGGGCGGCGACTGCGAGTCGACCCCCGAGGCCATGGCCGAGTCGCTACGCGGTGGTTTGTCCCTCGGCCTGTCCGGGTTCGCCTTCTGGAGCGTCGACATTGGCGGCTTCGAGGGGTCGCCGCCTCCCTGGATCTACAAGCGCTGGGTCGCCTTCGGCCTCCTCTGCTCCCACTCGCGCCTGCACGGCTCCAACTCGTACCGGGTCCCCTGGAcggtcgacggcgacgaccaGTCCGAGGAGGGATGCTCCGCCACGCTGCGCAAGTGGACCCATCTCAAGGCTCGCCTGATGCCCTACCTCTTCTCCCAGGCGCAGGAGAGCGTCCGGGGCGGGCTCCCGCTCAGCCTGAGGGCCATGTGCATCGAGTTCCCCGACGACCCGACCGCCTGGACCCTCGATCGCCAGTTCATGCTCGGCGACGGCCTCCTCGTCGCCCCCGTCTTCGAGGAGGACGGCACCGTCGAGTTCTACCTGCCCAGGGGCAAGTGGACCAACTTCTTCACCGGCGAGGTCAAGGAGGGCCCCGGCTGGTTCGCCGAGACCCACGGGTTCGGCACCCTGCCGCTCTACGTCCGGCCCAACACGCTCCTGGTTCTGGGCAAGGAAGGAGAGACGAGGACCGTGTACGACTACACGAGCGACGTCGAGGTGAGGGCGTATTTTGCCAGTGACAGCGCCAGCGCCGTGCTGGTCGACGCCGAGGGCAAGACTGTAGGTACCCTGCGTGTCAAGGACGGGGAGATTATCGGAAAGGAACTGCTATCTGGCAGCTCGGTCATCAATGTCGTGAGCTCCTGA
- a CDS encoding MFS sugar transporter-like protein → MGKVFNICLAAFAATGSFLFGYDSGVMTDVIASDDFLSFFNTSTGSPIIGAINSTFSGGAVFGSLMGGLTMDRFGRRKTIMIGAMIALVGSILQAAARNLPMILVGRIIAGWAVGLLSMSVPVYQSECAHPRIRGLIVGLSQQMIGVGFIVSTWVGYGSSYASGGLSQFQWRFPLAFQAAPALLLVCGIMFFPESPRHLMEKDNEEEAMRVLRKLHYDGTNDEWIRQEFHEIKTTIAAEKAITVPGWRIMFTVPQWRTRLMHGVAVQVFTQFTGINVIGYYQTQMYEALGVTGNRALLVAGIYNCLGPLANLIFIIFIIDRVGRRRPLLWGTVAIVIALICESAINSRIDKSNPDHALSIGGVFFLFCVTVIFSWSWGPISWVYMSEVMPMQIRARGNAFATGLGNWLVSTFWSQLSPMALKKLEWKFYFLFVAWDVLVTIPVVFFFFKETKQLSLEEIDLLFGERSLGTLPKDLNKGTLDQPEVTAEEKVA, encoded by the exons ATGGGGAAAGTGTTCAACATCTGCCTTGCGGCCTTTGCCGCTACCGG GTCGTTCCTCTTCGGCTACGACTCGGGTGTGATGACCGATGTCATTGCGTCCGATGACTTCCTCAGCTTCTTCAACACAAGCACCGGAAGCCCCATCATCGGGGCCATCAACAGCACCTTCTCCggcggcgccgtctttggttcgCTGATGGGCGGTCTCACGATGGATAGGTTCGGCCGCAGGAAGACCATCATGATCGGGGCCATGATTGCCCTTGTCGGCTCCATCCTGCAGGCCGCCGCCCGGAACCTCCCCATGATCCTCGTCGGCCGCATCATCGCCGGGTGGGCGGTCGGGCTGCTGAGCATGTCGGTTCCCGTCTACCAGTCCGAGTGTGCCCACCCCAGGATCCGTGGTCTGATTGTTGGCTTGTCTCAGCAGATGATTGGTGTTGGCTTCATCGT GTCCACCTGGGTGGGATACGGATCCTCGTATGCGTCCGGAGGCTTGAGCCAGTTCCAGTGGAGGTTCCCGCTCGCTTTCCAGGCCGCGCCGGCGCTGCTCCTTGTTTGCGGCATCATGTTCTTCCCGGAATCTCCCCGCCATCTGATGGAGAAGGATAACGAGGAAGAAGCGATGCGGGTCCTGCGCAAGCTGCACTACGACGGCACCAACGACGAATGGATCCGGCAAGAGTTCCACGAGATCAAGACGACCATCGCCGCCGAGAAGGCCATCACGGTTCCGGGGTGGAGGATCATGTTCACGGTGCCGCAGTGGCGCACCCGGCTCATGCACGGCGTTGCCGTCCAGGTCTTCACCCAGTTCACCGGCATCAACGTCATCGGGTACTATCAGACGCAGATGTACGAGGCCCTCGGCGTCACCGGGAACCGGGCCCTGCTGGTGGCGGGCATCTACAACTGCCTGGGCCCCCTCGCCAACCTCATCTTCATCATCTTCATCATCGACCGCGTCGGGCGCCGGCGTCCCCTCCTCTGGGGCACTGTCGCCATCGTCATCGCTCTGATCTGCGAGTCGGCCATCAACAGCCGTATCGACAAGAGCAATCCGGACCACGCGCTCTCCATCGGCGgcgtcttcttcctcttctgcgTCACCGTCATCTTCTCGTGGTCCTGGGGCCCCATCAGTTGGGTCTACATGTCCGAGGTCATGCCCATGCAGATCCGGGCCCGGGGGAATGCTTTCGCCACCGGCCTCGGCAACTGGCTGGTGTCGACCTTTTGGTCTCAGCTCTCCCCCATGGCGCTTAAGAAGCTGGAGTGGAAGTTCTACTTTCTTTTCGTTGCATGGGACGTCTTGGTCACCATTCCGGtcgtctttttcttcttcaaGGAGACAAAACAGCTCTCCCTGGAGGAGATAGACCTGTTGTTCGGCGAAAGGTCTCTGGGTACCTTGCCAAAGGACCTTAATAAGGGGACCCTGGATCAGCCGGAAGTAACAGCAGAGGAGAAGGTAGCATAA